The Cohnella abietis genome has a segment encoding these proteins:
- a CDS encoding TetR/AcrR family transcriptional regulator: protein MKNKSESKVNLIYQATIELLNEGGLSEISISKIAKRANISSSIIYFYFESKEDMLIKLYFMLKDQMHQLMFQGITESTPVKVGFENILRNYSSYISNHKDSFLLMEQFIGSPFIRKNCKDQNGGVFKPMYPLFKRGIKEGFFKDLETNLLVTYSCIPFVEMGKEYLNGAYEFSSINIEKMIQMSWDAIKA, encoded by the coding sequence ATGAAAAATAAATCCGAAAGCAAAGTGAACCTTATTTATCAGGCTACGATCGAACTTCTCAATGAAGGCGGTCTTTCTGAGATATCCATCTCAAAAATTGCTAAAAGGGCGAATATCTCCTCTTCGATCATTTATTTTTATTTTGAAAGCAAAGAGGATATGCTGATCAAATTGTATTTTATGCTCAAGGATCAAATGCACCAGCTCATGTTTCAAGGTATAACAGAGAGTACACCCGTAAAAGTGGGGTTTGAGAATATTCTGCGAAATTATTCAAGCTATATCTCAAATCATAAGGACAGCTTTTTGTTAATGGAACAGTTTATCGGTTCACCCTTTATACGTAAAAACTGTAAGGACCAAAATGGTGGTGTGTTTAAGCCAATGTATCCCTTGTTTAAGAGGGGAATTAAAGAAGGTTTTTTCAAGGATTTGGAAACGAATCTATTGGTCACATACTCCTGTATACCTTTTGTCGAAATGGGAAAAGAGTATTTAAATGGGGCGTATGAGTTCAGTTCAATAAATATTGAGAAAATGATTCAAATGAGCTGGGATGCCATTAAAGCATAA
- a CDS encoding MFS transporter, with the protein MKNYKWIIYLLALGATVVGTAESIITGILDMVANDINVSIGLAGQLVAMYSIAYAVGTPILIALTSKTDRKKLLFLSLLIFIIGNAISVLSPNFIILMISRAILGVSAGVFAVVALGIAAQIAPPEKRGSAIGTILMGTSLALVVGLPLGTLIGEYMGWRWIFAILGIITIIPIIAIVKAVPKMSGRETIPLSKQLAILKDFKVISGLLASLFFITGYSVVSTYIAPLLRENAGLNTNTISLVLLGMGLMAVVGARVGGYGADKWGIAPTLIVSLLIHVIALFFLPLAAVTFVGAMFILALWMLGAWTTAPAQQFYLVTMAPKSTEIILSLNSSAFHLGVALGAALGGVVVERLTLSSIGWVGGLVVILATLFAVISILMGKRKEN; encoded by the coding sequence ATGAAGAACTACAAATGGATTATTTACTTGCTTGCATTAGGTGCTACCGTGGTCGGAACGGCCGAATCAATTATTACAGGTATTCTGGACATGGTTGCCAATGATATCAATGTCTCTATTGGCTTGGCTGGACAATTGGTTGCCATGTATTCTATAGCCTACGCGGTAGGAACGCCAATTCTGATCGCGCTCACTTCAAAAACAGATCGGAAAAAGCTGCTGTTCTTATCACTTCTTATCTTCATCATCGGTAATGCCATCTCTGTCCTGAGCCCTAACTTTATTATATTGATGATATCCCGTGCTATTTTGGGTGTGAGCGCGGGGGTATTCGCGGTAGTGGCTTTAGGGATTGCCGCACAAATTGCTCCTCCAGAGAAAAGAGGAAGTGCGATTGGCACGATCTTAATGGGTACGAGTCTTGCGCTCGTCGTCGGCCTTCCTCTAGGAACCTTAATCGGTGAGTATATGGGGTGGCGTTGGATCTTCGCAATTCTTGGAATTATCACCATCATTCCTATTATTGCGATTGTAAAAGCGGTACCTAAAATGTCTGGACGAGAAACGATTCCTTTATCCAAGCAATTGGCTATTCTCAAAGATTTCAAAGTAATCAGCGGTTTATTAGCTTCCTTGTTCTTTATCACCGGTTACTCGGTTGTTTCCACATACATTGCGCCATTACTACGCGAAAATGCTGGTCTCAATACCAATACGATTAGTCTCGTCTTGCTTGGCATGGGTTTAATGGCTGTTGTTGGAGCACGTGTTGGAGGCTACGGCGCTGATAAATGGGGAATTGCCCCTACACTGATTGTCAGTCTGTTGATTCATGTTATTGCCTTGTTCTTCCTCCCGTTAGCTGCGGTAACTTTTGTAGGTGCCATGTTTATTTTAGCACTCTGGATGCTAGGAGCTTGGACAACTGCTCCTGCACAACAGTTCTATCTAGTAACTATGGCTCCTAAATCAACTGAAATTATACTGAGCTTGAACTCATCCGCCTTTCATCTTGGTGTTGCCCTAGGTGCAGCTTTGGGCGGAGTGGTTGTAGAGCGGTTAACCTTGTCGTCGATCGGCTGGGTTGGTGGATTAGTCGTTATACTTGCTACTTTATTTGCAGTGATTTCTATTTTAATGGGAAAGAGAAAAGAGAATTAA
- a CDS encoding TQXA domain-containing protein: MKNIKVKLAVFLFILLGSTSFQFIQAAPTVVEKFEVVDYWYPDVRMYPIIVLAEYNNGVYETRPNGAGLPDGILAYCFDRARKYPLTKYLSGYRTGEEFFSPLKEINNYSINGRAINGDMIRAILLNGFPTKSVADIQLATGITGLDDKMSLWATQFAIWHYTNGATLANWRIQHYPPTPAGEDLFNYYISLNPIGSTYTETDVDVFDQQLSIDANDNLVVSVSYRATEKNYDGTVILPLVQLDSPTAARYPNATVVDSTYNNVSLDSRTITITIANGDYDDTASDVDIGLQYKLRQSVKDVFFASSATYVADIQDLGAVAVNVLDVQRNVQLKFNIPVTPPPTPTPTPTPTPTPTPTPTPTPTPTPTPTPSEEPELVEEPTPTPTPTEEPELVEEPTPTSTDEPELVEEPTPAPLELKIEQKGINVLPKTGEASKALFYVAGAVFIVAALWLLRRRDRVGRG; encoded by the coding sequence ATGAAAAACATCAAAGTGAAGCTAGCCGTATTTTTGTTTATTCTGCTAGGTTCAACCTCATTTCAATTCATCCAAGCAGCTCCTACAGTTGTTGAGAAGTTTGAGGTCGTAGATTATTGGTATCCTGATGTGCGAATGTACCCTATCATTGTTTTAGCTGAATATAATAATGGAGTTTATGAAACAAGGCCGAACGGAGCAGGTTTACCTGATGGTATTTTAGCTTATTGCTTTGATAGGGCTAGAAAATATCCACTTACGAAATATCTTTCCGGTTATCGTACCGGTGAAGAGTTCTTTTCTCCACTTAAAGAAATTAACAACTACTCCATTAATGGAAGGGCGATTAATGGGGATATGATAAGAGCGATCCTGCTCAATGGTTTTCCCACGAAAAGTGTTGCAGACATACAGTTGGCCACTGGTATTACTGGTTTGGACGACAAGATGTCACTTTGGGCTACGCAATTTGCCATTTGGCATTACACTAATGGAGCGACTTTGGCTAACTGGCGTATTCAGCATTATCCGCCAACACCAGCGGGAGAGGATTTGTTTAATTACTACATCAGTTTAAATCCTATAGGGTCAACGTATACAGAAACGGATGTAGATGTATTTGATCAGCAATTATCAATTGATGCGAATGACAACCTTGTTGTATCAGTATCCTATAGAGCAACAGAAAAGAACTATGATGGAACTGTCATTTTACCATTAGTCCAGCTTGATAGTCCTACAGCGGCTAGATATCCAAATGCGACTGTAGTTGATTCAACATACAATAATGTAAGTCTTGACAGTAGGACGATCACGATTACAATCGCTAACGGCGATTATGATGATACGGCTTCGGATGTAGATATTGGACTCCAATATAAGCTGCGTCAATCTGTCAAAGATGTGTTCTTCGCTTCGTCAGCGACATATGTTGCTGACATTCAAGATTTAGGTGCGGTCGCAGTCAATGTATTGGATGTGCAAAGAAACGTACAATTGAAATTTAATATTCCCGTGACGCCGCCGCCAACACCAACGCCAACGCCGACACCAACGCCGACACCAACACCAACACCGACACCGACACCAACACCGACGCCGACGCCGACGCCATCAGAAGAACCAGAACTGGTAGAAGAGCCAACACCAACGCCAACACCAACAGAAGAACCAGAACTCGTAGAAGAGCCAACGCCAACATCAACAGACGAACCAGAACTGGTAGAAGAGCCAACGCCAGCACCACTTGAACTGAAAATCGAACAGAAAGGAATAAACGTGCTTCCTAAAACAGGTGAGGCTAGTAAAGCTTTATTTTATGTTGCAGGAGCGGTATTTATTGTCGCAGCTTTGTGGCTATTAAGAAGAAGAGATAGAGTGGGTAGAGGTTGA
- a CDS encoding HNH endonuclease: MGNRMDEAFQTWKKRVRNDRINAICKPCWELNYCPYGSLVESFPITENEEYRCRVFGHVCPVFIVAEPFTETKKIRNITRNIPQPVKFKVFRRDNQVCQECGKNVGFEEINFDHIIPWSKGGSSDERNIRLLCETCNKKRGSDYEEEYLTPVFQEIFYEPTPIDLSMLEDLLRLVALWFYMHNKMGFPPKETEYCKIIQTDDIETDKFMFFLVSQVVELLTSQESFINVKKKMKALQFRWGFKDGQNHIIIETCKKFKIDMKYYVDSEMLVLRRLGFILKKDLQDLNTYYELDVKIDQFLEENQILL; the protein is encoded by the coding sequence GTGGGGAATAGAATGGATGAGGCATTTCAAACTTGGAAAAAAAGAGTAAGAAATGATCGCATAAATGCGATATGTAAGCCTTGTTGGGAGTTAAACTACTGTCCTTACGGGTCGCTTGTCGAAAGCTTTCCTATAACTGAAAACGAGGAATATCGTTGTAGAGTTTTTGGACATGTATGCCCAGTGTTTATCGTTGCTGAACCATTTACAGAAACCAAAAAAATTCGGAATATTACGAGAAATATACCCCAACCAGTTAAATTCAAAGTCTTCAGGAGGGATAATCAAGTTTGTCAAGAGTGTGGAAAAAATGTGGGGTTTGAAGAAATAAACTTTGATCACATAATTCCTTGGTCTAAGGGTGGTTCGTCTGATGAACGCAATATTCGATTACTTTGCGAAACATGTAATAAAAAGCGAGGAAGTGATTATGAAGAAGAATATCTAACACCAGTATTCCAAGAAATATTCTACGAGCCAACCCCAATAGATCTTTCAATGCTCGAAGATTTATTAAGGTTAGTAGCGTTATGGTTCTATATGCATAACAAAATGGGGTTCCCTCCGAAGGAAACGGAGTACTGTAAGATAATTCAAACCGATGATATTGAAACTGATAAGTTTATGTTTTTTCTGGTTTCACAAGTTGTGGAATTACTAACAAGTCAAGAATCGTTTATAAATGTAAAAAAGAAAATGAAGGCTCTCCAGTTTCGATGGGGATTCAAAGATGGACAAAACCATATAATTATTGAAACGTGCAAGAAATTTAAAATTGATATGAAATACTATGTTGATTCGGAAATGCTTGTGCTAAGAAGATTAGGATTTATTCTAAAAAAAGATCTTCAAGACTTAAATACATATTACGAATTGGATGTAAAAATAGATCAATTCCTTGAAGAAAATCAGATACTTTTATAG